The DNA segment CGCGGACGAGGTGACGGTCTCCGTGACGGCGGCCCCGAACGGCTTCACGTACCTGCCCGCCCTGCACGCGGCCCTCGCGCGGCGTGACCCGCACGTCCTGCCCGGGATTCTCGCGGCGCTCGAAGATCACTCCGCGCGCCTCACCCCGCAGTTCGGCCCGCGTGAAGCACATGGGCTGGCCGAGCAGTGGCACCACGAGGACCGCGTCATCGAGGACCTCCTTCAGGAGCACCCGCAGTGGGATGCCCTGAAGAAGCGGGATGTCATCCGCCTCGCGCGGCGCCGCGGCATCCCCCACCCCTGGGTGGTGCGTGACGAGATGCCCTGGCCGTACCTGCGGGACGTGCCGGGCCTCGACGAGACTGTGGCGCGCCTGCGACCCCTCATCCCGGACTTCCCGGCCCTGCAGCCTCTCCTGCGTGCCCTCCCGGAACTGCGCGAGGCGCATGGCGCCCTGCCGGCCATGACGGAAGCGGAGTGCGGCAGCGGTCTGCTCGACCACCTGCCCAGCCGGGCGTATAGCCCTCTGGAGGAAGGGGCAAGCGCGATGGTGGACGTGCTCGACGAGGTGATGGAACTGCACTGGCAGGGCGGGGAGACCGGCGCGTCCCTGCACCTCGTCCTGCACGACTGCGACGCGGACCGCGCGCGGCTCACGGACCTGCTCACGCACGCCCCGCGCGTCGACGCGGCCCTGAACCGCATCCACGACGCGCTCGTCGCCGCCGAAGACCAGTGCGGCCCGTGACGACAGGGGAGAGCCCGACGCGGGCACGTGGCACCGTGGGGATGCCACCTCCCACCGTGGCCAGGTGGCATCCCCACGATGCCACCCGTGGACCAGAGTCAGGCTGGACGGGGAAGGTCTGACCGCTGCGCGGCTGACCTTCAATACGTAGTTTGAAACTGCTAAAATGAAGCAGGCAAGATGGGCACCGCCTGTGCCCACCCCCGGAGGTCCCCCCATGACCCACACCTTCACCCCCACCCGTACCGTCCCCCCACTCCCCGGCACGACCCTGCTCGGCCTGACGGCCACCACGCTCCTCGAACTCGGCGACGCCGCCCGCCAGGGCTTCCAGACCGCCGCGCTCGAACGCTTCGCCCGCCACCTCGGCCTCACCCTCGCCGACACCCTCGACCTCATCCGGCTCAGCGAGAGCACGTATCACAGCTACCGCCGCAAGGGGAAACCCCTCAGCAGCGACGACAGCACCCAGCTCTACCACCTCGCCCGCGTCACCGAAGCCGCCGAAGCCTACTTCCAGAGCGTCACCGAAGCCCACCGCTGGCTCATGACTCCCCGCGCCACCTTCGGCGACCACACGCCCCTCCAGTTCGCCTTGCTGCCCGGCGGCGCCGAGTACGTCACGACCGTGCTCAGCCGCCTGGAACACGGCGTGTATACGTGAGCCTCACGCTTCACCGCATCAGTCGCCTCCAGTACGCCCAGCACCCTGACCTCGCTGAACACGGGTATGGCGCCGCGCTGTACGGCGGCCGCTGGAACAGCCCTGACCCCGGCATGGTGGCCAACCGCCGCCTGATCTACACCAGCGACACGCTCGCGCAGGCCATGCTCGAAGTGATCGTGCACGTCGACAGCCCCGTGCTGAGCAGCGTCCCGCACGCCTTCGTGCGCTTCCAGGTGAATGAAGCGTTCATCAGTGACCTCGACGTCACCCAGCTCCCGCTCAGCTGGAACGCCCACCCGGGCACCCCCGCCACGCAAGTGATCGGCGACCAGTGGTTCGACGAGTGGATCTCCCCGGTGCTGCGCGTGCCGTCGGTCATCCTGCCCCTGAGCGTGTACGGGCCCGGGCAGAGCAACTACCTGATCAACACCCGGCACCCCCAGATCACGCAGGCGGTCACCCTGCTGGGCTTCGAGCCCCTGCCGTTCGACCCGCGCCTCTGAGAGCATCGGGCATGGTGCGGGTCGCATAGTCCGAACACTGGCCATCACGCGCCCAGTCCTGGCCCACCCTGGCGGTGGGCCAGTGCACGCCCATGTCCTTCCAGGTCACGTATCCACCCAGCCCCGCTGAGCTCATGCCCCGGCCTCTCCTGCCCACCCTGGCCCTGCTGATCTACGAGCGGGCCGGTCAACACGGCAGCGAGGTCCTCCTGCGTAAGCACGCCGTGCGGCAGGACGAGGGCGCGTGCACGCTCGGACCTGCCCAGGCGCTCACCCGCGCGGATGTCACCGACCTCACCCGTCTCCTCGCCGGTCATGGCCTGCAGCGCACCCGCCCCACGACCCTCGCGGTCGGCCTGCAGTGCGTCGCCTGGTGGCGGCCGCCCGGCCTGCGCCCCATGCTCTTCGACGCGAAGTACGCCCAGTCCAAGAGCGTCGCGCGTCTGTCCGGCGTCCCTGTCCCTCACCCAGGTCTGGTCTTCGTCGCCACGCCCGGCACCCTCAAGGTGTACGCCGTCACCGGGGACGCCCCACCCACCGACGACACGCCCCTGATGCACGCCCCGTACTGGAACATGTTCCCCGGCGGGCAGCTGTGCCGCGGCACCACCCGCTACCCCGACGCGTGCACCCCCACCGCGCAGGACGACTGGGAGACCGCGTTCTTCCAGTCCGTGTTCACCGGCCCGAGCCGCACCGACCGGTACATGAACTGGGGCAAGAGCTACGAGGAACTCCTCGACGCCGCCCTGACCGCCGGGACGTTCCCCGAACAGGTCCTGATTCCCGCTGGACTGACCCTCGCGCAAGCCCTGAGCTGAACCCTGAGAGTCCTGGCCCCCTCACGGGGGCCACGCGGCCGTCATGCACACCCTGACCTTCGACCCCAAGGAACCCGTCCGCCTCATCCTCGTGGGCGTCGGCGGCACCGGCAGCCTCATGCTCACGCACCTCGTCCGCCTCGATCAGGCCGTCCGCGCCCTCGGCGGCGCCGGGCTGCACGTCACCGCGTTCGACCCGGACGTGGTGAGCGAAACGAACCTCACCCGGCAGAACTTCGCCCCCGCCGACATCGGCCGCCACAAGGCCACCGTCCTCGTGGAGCGCTGCAACCTGTACGCGGGCCTGTGCTGGGATGCCTACCCCCGCACCCTCC comes from the Deinococcus sedimenti genome and includes:
- the parS gene encoding type II RES/Xre toxin-antitoxin system antitoxin, translating into MTHTFTPTRTVPPLPGTTLLGLTATTLLELGDAARQGFQTAALERFARHLGLTLADTLDLIRLSESTYHSYRRKGKPLSSDDSTQLYHLARVTEAAEAYFQSVTEAHRWLMTPRATFGDHTPLQFALLPGGAEYVTTVLSRLEHGVYT
- a CDS encoding PRTRC system protein B, with protein sequence MPRPLLPTLALLIYERAGQHGSEVLLRKHAVRQDEGACTLGPAQALTRADVTDLTRLLAGHGLQRTRPTTLAVGLQCVAWWRPPGLRPMLFDAKYAQSKSVARLSGVPVPHPGLVFVATPGTLKVYAVTGDAPPTDDTPLMHAPYWNMFPGGQLCRGTTRYPDACTPTAQDDWETAFFQSVFTGPSRTDRYMNWGKSYEELLDAALTAGTFPEQVLIPAGLTLAQALS
- a CDS encoding RES family NAD+ phosphorylase, with the translated sequence MSLTLHRISRLQYAQHPDLAEHGYGAALYGGRWNSPDPGMVANRRLIYTSDTLAQAMLEVIVHVDSPVLSSVPHAFVRFQVNEAFISDLDVTQLPLSWNAHPGTPATQVIGDQWFDEWISPVLRVPSVILPLSVYGPGQSNYLINTRHPQITQAVTLLGFEPLPFDPRL